CGGTTTTTCTACCCAATTATCCAATCATCTGTTTTTCTTTTATCTAATTATCTACTCATATCTCTTTTCGGCCGTCAAGGGAGCGGGAGAGGGTGATTTCATCGGCGTATTCTATGGTCCCGCCGAGAGGCATGCCGTAACCCAGCCTGGAAACCTTCACGTGTTTTTCTTTTATAAGTTCCGCCAGATAATTTGAGGTCATTTCCCCTTCGGTATCGGTATCCGTGGCAATTATAACTTCCTTAACTCCGTTACCAAGCCGCTGAATCAGTTTTTTTACTCTTTCTTTTTCCGGGAATGTGCCGTCAAGCGGCGAAATGATTTTTTCCAATACGTGATACAAACCATTAAACCTCTTTGTATGCTCAATGGCATTGAGCGAAGAAGAGTTTTTTACTATGCAAATCACCGACCTGTCCCTGGAATTATCGTTACAAATACTGCATAAATCTTTTTCTGTAGGCGAATAACATTCTGAACAAAGCCTCAGCGATAATTTTATTTCTTTTATCGCTTCTATTAACTCCTCTGCTTCTGTTGAGCTATTCAGCAGTACATGATAGGAAAGCCGTTCGGCCATTTTAGGGCCTACGCCGGGTAATTTCTGAAATGCGTCTATCAGTCGTTGGAGATTTTTGGGGTGTATCATCTTATCTATTTACGATTTTGCCATGAAAAGCGTCGGCGACTTTTTTTATTACCGGATCCTCTATTACGTTTGTTTCATGTTTTTCCGGGCCTGCTTCAAATACATCGCCGCTTTTCACTATGGGTGGCTCGTCGTCATCTGAAGGGAGACTATCGTCTACTTCCTCAACAATTTCCGAAGGCGCTTTTTCAGCCTTTGCAGCAGCTGCCGGCGTTTGCGCAACAGGGGTTGCATTCTTTTGCAGGGGCTCGCACCTCAGCTTTGTTTGCTCCCCAAAAATTTTTCTTACTGCCGGCTCTACAAAGTTAAGGTTTGATTTTATTCTTTCAAGCAGCATACCGCCGGGTATAAGCAGGACTATTTCCCCTTCGCAAAATCTTTTGTGTTTATAGGTTTCAAGAAAATCAGCCACAAGCGGCTTTTGTTTTTTTATTTCTACCAAAACCAGCTGCCATTTTGATTCTTCTGCGCTGCCCGATACTGCGGGCGGCGTATTTGCTGGCATTTTATTTTCTGTCGCAGCGGTAAACGTTTGTTTAACAGAGGCCGCCGGGGTTTCGTCTTCTGCCGCCCATCCGGGAACGTTCAAGTTTTTTTCCATTAAACTAAGTTTATTTATCAGTTCGTCTATTCCCGCAGTCTGCTGCATAAGTTTAAGAGCGTACAATTCAAATATCAGCCTGGTGTTGTCGCTGAAACGCATTTCCTCTATACAGCGGTTTGCAAGGTGAAGATTGCGCAGTAAAATATTTTCAGGAAATAACCCTTTATGCTTTTTAAGCGCTTCAACTTCTTCCGGCAGGAGTGATTCGACGATATCCTTATCAATATCGATATAATTGGTAAATGTGAGTTTTCTGAAATATTCCCTCAAATCGCGCGCCACCTGAAGAAAATCATACCCTTCCGAGGCTATCTGCGTTATCCTTTCAAGAATTCCTTTAGCATTTTTTTCTATTATTAAGTCTACCAGGGCTGTTACCAGTTCCAGAGGGCTTAGGCCGATGAGGTCGCGGACTGTTTTGTCCGTAACTTTCTCGTCCGGTGAAAAGGATACTACCTGGTCCAGCATGCTTAATGAATCTCTTATTGAGCCGTTAGAAATCTGCGCAATAAGCCGGAATGCGCTTTTATCTACGTCAAACTTTTCCAACTTTGAAAGTTTTTCAAGATGGTTAGTAATTTCCGTTGTTGAAAGCGGCCTGAATTTGAATCTCTGGCAGCGGGAAAGTATGGTTAAAGGTATTTTTTGCGGATCCGTAGTTGCCAGAATGAATATTACGTGTTCCGGAGGTTCTTCAAGCGTTTTTAAAAGGGCGTTGAACGCCGCATCTGTTATCTGGTGGGCTTCGTCTATTATATAAATTTTATATTCCGACGACGCAGGAGCAAAACGCGCATTATCGCGCAGGGCGCGTATTTCTTCAATGCCGCGGTTGGATGCGCCGTCAATTTCCATTACATCAATTGAGTTGCTGTCGGCAATTTCTTTGCAATTCGGACACTGGTCGCAGGGCTGGGAATTTTTCTTATCCGGGCAGTTTAATGCCTTGGTAAAAATTCTTGCGGCGGTTGTTTTTCCGGTTCCCCTGGGGCCGCTGAAAATATAAGCATGCGCTATGCGGTTTTTTTCAATAGCGTTTTTAAGGACTTCGCTTATATGCGACTGCCCTACCAGTTCATCGAAATTTTTCGGCCTGTATTTTCTTGCAAGGACTAAATACGACATACAAAATTATATCTATTTAATAATTCAAAAGCAATTTTGCCCAGCCTATTTTGGCTTCATCAGTTTAGTATAAATTATCTGAACCGCTTTTGCCCTTCGTTTTATTTCTACCGGGCCAACTTTATCAGGCATAGCGGATGCCGGGGTTCCTTTCCTGGGGGAATACCTGAACACATGAAGCTTTGAAAACTTGTTTCTTTTTACAAATTCTAACGTATTATTGAACTGTTCCAAGGTTTCTCCTGGGAAACCGACAATTACATCCGTGGTTATTTCTATATTTGGAATTCTGGAATAAATGTATTTTATTTTTTCTCCAAATGTTTTTGAGGAATAAGGGCGTTTCATCTTTTTTAGAATTTCATCGTCCCCGGACTGCAGGGGTATATGGAAATGCCGTACAATCCTCTCCGGTAAATTTAACATCAGTTCAAGCAATTCACCTGTAATTTCGGCTATTTCAAGGGAAGAAAAATGAACTTTCAGATTATCAAAATTTGAGATAATATCTTTAACCAGGTTTGTCAGTTTATAATTCTTTCCATTTTCATATTTCCCCAGCCTTATTCCGCATAAAACAACTTCCTGATAACCGTTTTTTATCAGTGCCTCTAGTTCGGCAAACAAGGGTTCCTTTGGTTTGCTCCACATTTTTGTTCTGACGCGCGGAACAATGCAGTAACTGCAGAAAGCGTCACAACCGTCCTGTATTTTTACAAAAGCCCGGGAATGTTTATGGAAACTGCTGATCGATTCGATACCGGCGGGTGTTCTATCATGTTTTAATTCCTGCAAAAGCTTTGATTTATCGGCAAAAACTTTGATATTTGGCGAAAGTTTTTCAATTTCTTCTTTTGAACTTACAGCGTAACAACCGGTAACAATGATTTTTGCCCTGGGATTTACCCGCAAGATTCTCCTGGCAACCTGCCTGCAGTCGGCATCAGCATTATGAGTGACCGTGCAGGAATTTATTACACAAATATCCGCTTCTTTAATATTTTCCGTTAGCGTATTTCCGTTTATGCAAAGTTGTTCCCTTAAAACCTGTGTTTCATATTGATTTACTTTACACCCGGAAGTATAGAAGTAGATTAGCATCCTAATTCACTGTGAATAATGCTGAGGCAGGCGATAGCTGCGGTTTCTGCGCGAAGAATATTCTGGCCCAGGGAAAATATTTTAAAAGCGTTTTCTTTAGCCAAGTTTATTTCTTTTTCTGTAAAACCGCCTTCGGGGCCGAGAAACAGATTGACAGTTGAAAAGTTTATAGGTTTATAAGTTGATAGAGCGGATTTTAGGGAATTATC
Above is a genomic segment from Elusimicrobiota bacterium containing:
- the recR gene encoding recombination mediator RecR is translated as MIHPKNLQRLIDAFQKLPGVGPKMAERLSYHVLLNSSTEAEELIEAIKEIKLSLRLCSECYSPTEKDLCSICNDNSRDRSVICIVKNSSSLNAIEHTKRFNGLYHVLEKIISPLDGTFPEKERVKKLIQRLGNGVKEVIIATDTDTEGEMTSNYLAELIKEKHVKVSRLGYGMPLGGTIEYADEITLSRSLDGRKEI
- the dnaX gene encoding DNA polymerase III subunit gamma/tau: MSYLVLARKYRPKNFDELVGQSHISEVLKNAIEKNRIAHAYIFSGPRGTGKTTAARIFTKALNCPDKKNSQPCDQCPNCKEIADSNSIDVMEIDGASNRGIEEIRALRDNARFAPASSEYKIYIIDEAHQITDAAFNALLKTLEEPPEHVIFILATTDPQKIPLTILSRCQRFKFRPLSTTEITNHLEKLSKLEKFDVDKSAFRLIAQISNGSIRDSLSMLDQVVSFSPDEKVTDKTVRDLIGLSPLELVTALVDLIIEKNAKGILERITQIASEGYDFLQVARDLREYFRKLTFTNYIDIDKDIVESLLPEEVEALKKHKGLFPENILLRNLHLANRCIEEMRFSDNTRLIFELYALKLMQQTAGIDELINKLSLMEKNLNVPGWAAEDETPAASVKQTFTAATENKMPANTPPAVSGSAEESKWQLVLVEIKKQKPLVADFLETYKHKRFCEGEIVLLIPGGMLLERIKSNLNFVEPAVRKIFGEQTKLRCEPLQKNATPVAQTPAAAAKAEKAPSEIVEEVDDSLPSDDDEPPIVKSGDVFEAGPEKHETNVIEDPVIKKVADAFHGKIVNR
- the mtaB gene encoding tRNA (N(6)-L-threonylcarbamoyladenosine(37)-C(2))-methylthiotransferase MtaB, with product MLIYFYTSGCKVNQYETQVLREQLCINGNTLTENIKEADICVINSCTVTHNADADCRQVARRILRVNPRAKIIVTGCYAVSSKEEIEKLSPNIKVFADKSKLLQELKHDRTPAGIESISSFHKHSRAFVKIQDGCDAFCSYCIVPRVRTKMWSKPKEPLFAELEALIKNGYQEVVLCGIRLGKYENGKNYKLTNLVKDIISNFDNLKVHFSSLEIAEITGELLELMLNLPERIVRHFHIPLQSGDDEILKKMKRPYSSKTFGEKIKYIYSRIPNIEITTDVIVGFPGETLEQFNNTLEFVKRNKFSKLHVFRYSPRKGTPASAMPDKVGPVEIKRRAKAVQIIYTKLMKPK